The Candidatus Desulfofervidus auxilii DNA segment TTCAAGGCACTTATACATAGATGGAATATAGAAGAGGAAGTGATACCACCTGGACAGCCATTTAATAATGGTCATATGGAAAGCTTTCACAAGCTTTTGCGCCTTGAATGCTTGAATAGAGAGATATTTAGTGATATTTTTGAGGCAAGGGAAAAGATAAACAACTGGATAGAGGATTACAACACTTGCAGATTACACAGTGCACTTGGATACAAAACACCAAAGGAAATATGGGAAAAAGGCAGAGAATAAAAGATTCTTTAACCCTAACATTGGTGATGTCCAAGTTAGGGGGTCGTTATAACGACCCCCTAACACTAACAGTGTCCAAAATTTGGGGGCATCCCACTCCCACCACGCAATACCTTACCATCTACCGCTAAACCTTTGCCTTTAAAACATTTTTGGCTTATTAACCAATTGCTAATCCCTCTATCAAATTCATCTGCATCAATACTGTGTATTGTCCTCCTTATAGTAGGTTCACTTGGTGGCTCATCTCTTCT contains these protein-coding regions:
- a CDS encoding transposase family protein produces the protein MFVLCGARSFLAIGQWTKGLPKEILKRFGARRDEPPSEPTIRRTIHSIDADEFDRGISNWLISQKCFKGKGLAVDGKVLRGGSGMPPNFGHC